Proteins encoded within one genomic window of Naumovozyma dairenensis CBS 421 chromosome 6, complete genome:
- the IMP21 gene encoding Imp21p (similar to Saccharomyces cerevisiae IMP2' (YIL154C); ancestral locus Anc_5.710): MNTNNNASRDADNDNNKSLGGPGINKRSILLTTPEGSETKLMKDAKNDDTIIDSPTTSTSDLQPPPSINISHIDSTADQMANLSPKTSLTVTADSPVSVTAANIGMTTPTTAVQFDAEEIERGRSRIKNSTTHANVNTNANPNNNTNNNMERSNRRIGGSLSTSRSRSRSRASSRIREEEFLKWTVLRQDPSMRLQNLNENIAKYNKKKKKNELKEQKNLKKKRSETDDEQTEEEEEEEEDVTDTDSDEDDEDDDEDESDEESDEEQVSDIENDVEIDEAFNYDLGMKVLPNFCSSINDILDTAKPWIAKYEESIKGKENEGVNFTTLDGGYIRAMQLLTKGKGASMDFDPMKPAGRCYILYTDLSSESTYALTYMMGAVLNNGDTLYIVHWESSKVANEKLMQENVGRVRKHVMHMFDCVSAVIDDLDVIILSLTHPYPKHLLNEMIHGLKPVSIACSLTIILSTLQNFVCSVPTLVIRKKLKRS; this comes from the coding sequence ATGAacacaaataataatgccaGCAGAGATgctgataatgataacaacAAAAGTCTCGGAGGTCCTGGaataaacaaaagaagTATATTGTTAACTACCCCTGAGGGATCAGAAACTAAACTAATGAAAGATGCGAAAAATGACGATACCATTATAGATTCACCCACTACTTCTACCTCTGATCTTCAACCACCTCCATCTATCAATATCTCCCATATAGATTCGACAGCAGATCAAATGGCTAACTTGAGTCCCAAGACTAGTCTTACCGTTACAGCAGATTCACCAGTTAGTGTTACGGCTGCCAATATAGGTATGACAACACCCACTACAGCTGTTCAATTTGATgctgaagaaattgaaagaggTAGAAGTCGTATAAAGAATTCTACAACTCATGCAAATGTAAATACGAATGCAAATCCAAACAACAAtacgaataataatatggaGAGGTCCAATAGAAGGATTGGGGGTTCATTAAGTACGTCACGATCTAGATCAAGATCAAGAGCTTCAAGTAGGATTAGAGAAGAAGAGTTTTTGAAATGGACTGTGTTAAGACAAGATCCTTCTATGAGATTACAAAActtgaatgaaaatattgccaaatataataaaaagaaaaagaaaaatgaattaaaagaacaaaaaaatttgaaaaagaaaagaagtgagactgatgatgaacagactgaagaagaagaagaagaggaagaagatgttACAGACACTGAtagtgatgaagatgatgaagatgatgacgaagatgagagtgatgaagaatctGATGAAGAACAAGTAAGTGacattgaaaatgatgtgGAAATCGATGAAGCTTTCAACTATGACCTTGGTATGAAAGTTTTACCCAATTTTTGTTCCAgtattaatgatattttggaCACTGCCAAGCCTTGGATTGCTAAATATGAAGAGTCTATTAAAGGTAAAGAGAATGAAGGTGTAAACTTTACTACTTTGGACGGTGGTTATATTCGAGCCATGCAATTGCTAACGAAGGGGAAAGGTGCAAGTATGGATTTTGATCCCATGAAACCTGCTGGTCGATGTTACATCCTTTATACTGATCTATCCAGCGAATCCACATATGCATTAACATATATGATGGGAGCTGTATTGAATAACGGAGACACATTATATATAGTGCATTGGGAATCTTCCAAAGTGGCGAATGAGAAATTAATGCAAGAGAACGTAGGGAGAGTAAGGAAACATGTGATGCATATGTTTGATTGTGTCAGTGCTGTCATTGATGATCTGGATGTGATCATTTTATCATTGACTCATCCATACCCAAAacatttattaaatgaaatgataCATGGTCTAAAACCAGTTTCCATTGCATGTTCTTTGACAATTATCTTATCAACGTTACAAAATTTTGTTTGCTCAGTTCCCACTTTAGTCATTCgtaagaaattgaaaagaagcTAA
- the NDAI0F00220 gene encoding lysophospholipid acyltransferase family protein: MGLNVLYYLRCTLALVILSIAAIYGIIVSILCTIIGKQHLSQYLTARFYYTLMKYGMGIDVKIIGEENLSKLPYVLISNHQSELDVLMIGKTFPPGCTVTAKGALKRAPILGWFMSLSGTVFLDRTDRTKSVTTLNNSLTNIKKNKRAVCIFPEGTRSYSTELHMLPFKKGAFHLAQQGELPIVPVVVANTSSLLSHKWKTFNSGCMIVKVLKPIPTKGLKKEDITAFSEKVRSIMEKELKELGYCPANNITSLPPVVLELQKKNL; encoded by the coding sequence ATGGGGTTAAATGTTTTATATTATCTAAGATGCACCTTAGCACTTGTTATCCTTTCAATTGCTGCCATTTATGGTATTATCGTATCAATTCTTTGTACAATAATTGGGAAACAACATCTATCTCAATATCTAACTGCAAGATTTTATTACACCTTAATGAAATATGGTATGGGTATTGACGTGAAAATCATTGGTGAGGAAAACTTATCCAAATTACCATACGTTTTAATCTCTAATCATCAATCTGAATTAGATGTATTAATGATTGGTAAAACTTTCCCACCTGGTTGTACAGTTACCGCTAAAGGTGCCTTGAAACGTGCTCCCATTTTAGGTTGGTTCATGTCATTAAGTGGCACAGTATTTTTAGATAGAACTGATAGAACTAAGAGTGTCACTACTTTGAATAACAGCTTAACaaatatcaagaaaaacaaGAGAGCTGTGTGTATTTTCCCCGAGGGAACCAGATCTTATAGTACTGAGTTGCATATGCTACCCTTTAAAAAAGGTGCCTTCCATTTGGCTCAACAAGGTGAATTGCCTATCGTACCAGTAGTAGTGGCTAATACCAGTTCTCTATTGAGTCACAAATGGAAAACTTTCAATTCCGGTTGTATGATTGTCAAAGTATTGAAACCAATCCCTACAAAAGGTTTGAAAAAGGAAGATATTACTGCGTTTAGTGAAAAAGTTAGAAGTATTATGGAGaaggaattgaaagaattggGATATTGTCCAgctaataatattacaaGTTTACCTCCGGTAGTCttagaattacaaaagaaaaatcttTGA
- the NDAI0F00260 gene encoding uncharacterized protein, with the protein MGSSGSKTTTTSTSTTPTPTPTPVTSSTITPTPTPTPTPSSSSTVEITSSSIEPATSSSAVTSTIAPAITSSIVAITSLSSELPTSIPYEVLSSVLSSYLSSSSIPELISSSTEAVPASSSTAPTTSSTEAVVSSATEAPASSSTEATVSSSIELLCLLPLNLLVSSSIEAPVSSSTEAAVSSSTEAAVSSSIEAPVTSSTEAVVSSATEAPASSSTEAAVSSSTEAAVSSSIEATVSSSSEVSIVFSSVVQSSTLAASSVVPTHVNSTAPSAGSSILLTTTTHIPNPVHNTTTSKAAVSTKPVTVTDVFYNTTTVPCSTTTTPLNYNTTIVTKTSASTNTVTICDSECQSKKSAEQVTKTNTNTLHTTKTITECDIVCQSSKSVEFAKSQAARSSSAEYTVKTTVIPEVEGTTTKYTTLTSTVVCDEACESSKSSASTATTAGKFTAGTNISTTAGSNKSGTSTKGDTYTTVTNTNTITKHATSSSLATVAVSSKKQNATSVTIHQQTENGAVKNGVALGAGIIGAGMLLL; encoded by the coding sequence ATGGGTTCCAGTGGttcaaaaacaacaacgaCATCAACTTCTACTACCCCAACTCCTACTCCAACCCCAGTGACATCATCCACTATAACACCTACTCCAACCCCAACCCCAACCCCAAGCTCATCATCTACTGTTGAAATCACAAGTTCATCAATTGAACCAGCTACCAGTTCTTCAGCAGTCACTTCGACTATTGCTCCTGCCATtacttcttcaattgtTGCAATTACTTCATTATCTTCCGAACTACCAACCAGTATACCATATGAAGTATTATCATCTGTTCTATCAAGTTACTTGagttcttcttctattcCAGAATTAATCAGCTCTTCTACAGAAGCAGTTcctgcttcttcttccacaGCTCCAACTACTTCTTCTACTGAAGCTGTTGTCTCTTCAGCTACTGAAGCAccagcttcttcttccactGAAGCTACTGTTTCTTCCTCTATTGAACTGCTGTGTCTTCTTCCATTGAATCTgcttgtttcttcttccattGAAGCACCAGTTTCCTCTTCCACTGAAGCTGCTGTCTCTTCTTCCACTGAAGCTgctgtttcttcttccattGAAGCTCCAGTCACTTCTTCTACTGAAGCTGTTGTCTCTTCAGCTACTGAAGCAccagcttcttcttccactGAAGCTgctgtttcttcttccactGAAGCTgctgtttcttcttccattGAAGCTACTGTTTCTTCCTCTAGCGAAGTTTCCATTGTATTCTCTAGTGTAGTACAGTCTTCTACTCTTGCGGCTTCTTCAGTTGTCCCAACACATGTAAATTCGACTGCTCCATCCGCCGGGTCTTCTATTCTATTGACAACTACTACCCATATTCCTAACCCGGTACATAACACAACTACCTCCAAAGCAGCTGTTTCAACTAAACCAGTTACAGTTACAGATGTCTTCTATAACACAACTACGGTCCCATGTTCCACAACCACAACACCACTCAACTATAATACCACTATAGTTACTAAGACCAGTGCTTCCACAAACACTGTCACAATTTGTGATTCTGAATGTCAATCTAAAAAGTCAGCTGAGCAAGTTACCAAGACCAACACTAATACTTTACACACTACTAAAACCATTACTGAATGTGACATTGTCTGTCAATCAAGTAAGTCCGTTGAATTCGCCAAATCTCAAGCTGCTAGATCTAGTTCTGCCGAATATACAGTGAAGACAACGGTCATCCCAGAAGTTGAAGGTACCACCACTAAATATACCACTTTAACAAGTACAGTGGTCTGTGATGAAGCTTGTGAATCTAGTAAGTCATCAGCATCTACCGCTACTACTGCTGGTAAGTTTACTGCTGGTACCAATATCAGTACTACAGCTGGTTCCAATAAGTCTGGAACTTCTACCAAGGGAGATACTTATACTACCGTCACAAACACAAACACTATTACTAAGCATGCGACTTCTTCCTCCTTGGCTACTGTTGCTGTTTCCTCTAAGAAACAAAACGCAACTTCTGTTACTATCCATCAGCAAACTGAAAATGGTGCGGTTAAGAACGGTGTGGCATTAGGTGCTGGTATCATTGGTGCTGGTATGCTATTATTATAG
- the GUT2 gene encoding glycerol-3-phosphate dehydrogenase (similar to Saccharomyces cerevisiae GUT2 (YIL155C); ancestral locus Anc_5.711), protein MFARRPKTTIFLAATAITAGTLVVRRKYHSGTKFNNFQSDFNPYLISPVEDVEINLPSRSQLWNQLTTKDHQFDLLIIGGGATGTGCALDAATRGLNVALVERDDFASGTSSKSTKMAHGGVRYLEKAFLQFSKSQLDLVIEALNERAHLLNTAPHLCKILPILIPVYNYWQLPYFYAGCKFYDFFAGDQNLKSSYLISRKNAIEIAPMLDAANLKAALVYHDGSFNDSRLNSSIAITAIENGATVLNYVEVRKLLKDPNSNKIIGVTVQDKETGEISNVKSKVIVNATGPYSDTILQMDKNLSGLPDLANIDPKMYDPNDISSKIAVSNPKMVVPSSGVHIILPSYYCPKQMGLLDARTTDGRVMFFLPWQGKVIAGTTDIPMSQVPDTPVAKETDIQDILKELQHYIKFPVRREDVLSAWAGIRPLVRDPRLIMDDATQKLGTTQGLVRSHFLFTSDNGLITIAGGKWTTYREMAEETIDEVVKYGHFANFAKPCKTKDLKLIGAENWDPNLVALLSQKFNLSSMMAKYLSENYGTRSTIICQLFEREEMNKLPVQLAGIEDKPILGNVDFNTFRYPITIAELKYAMKYEYARTPLDFLMRRTRFAYLDAYQALLAVKGTVKVMGDEFGWDSKRREQEIKNATLFIESFGV, encoded by the coding sequence ATGTTTGCTCGGAGACCAAAGACAACCATCTTCTTAGCTGCTACTGCTATAACTGCAGGTACGTTAGTGGtcagaagaaaatatcattcaGGTactaaattcaataatttccaaaGCGATTTCAATCCTTATCTAATCTCTCCAGTAGAGGACGTCGAAATTAATTTACCATCTAGATCCCAATTATGGAATCAATTAACTACTAAGGATCATCAGTTCGATCTCTTAATTATCGGTGGTGGTGCTACGGGCACAGGTTGTGCTCTAGATGCAGCTACAAGAGGACTTAACGTCGCTCTTGTAGAGAGAGATGATTTCGCATCAGGTACGTCTTCTAAATCAACCAAAATGGCTCACGGTGGGGTTCGTTATTTGGAAAAAgcttttcttcaattctcCAAAAGTCAATTGGATTTAGTCATAGAAGCATTGAATGAAAGGGCTCATCTTTTAAATACTGCTCCTCATCTTTGTAAGATTTTACCAATTTTGATTCCCGTATACAATTATTGGCAATTACCTTATTTCTATGCAGGTTGTAAGTTTTATGATTTCTTTGCTGGTgatcaaaatttgaaaagcTCTTATTTAATTTCCAGGAAAAATGCCATTGAAATTGCTCCCATGTTGGATGCTGCTAATTTGAAAGCAGCATTAGTGTATCATGATGGttcattcaatgattcAAGATTGAATTCTTCCATTGCTATTACAGctattgaaaatggtgCCACTGTTTTAAACTATGTAGAAGTTaggaaattattgaaggaTCCAAACTCTAACAAAATTATTGGAGTTACTGTTCAAGATAAAGAAACTGGTGAAATATCGAACGTTAAATCAAAGGTAATTGTAAATGCTACAGGTCCATATAGTGATACTATCTTACAAATGGATAAAAACCTCTCGGGATTGCCAGATCTAGCTAATATTGATCCTAAGATGTATGATCCAAATGACATATCATCTAAAATCGCTGTAAGTAATCCTAAAATGGTTGTACCATCTTCGGGGGTTCATATCATTTTACCATCATATTATTGTCCTAAACAAATGGGATTACTTGATGCAAGAACTACCGATGGAAGGGTCATGTTTTTCTTACCATGGCAAGGGAAAGTCATTGCTGGTACAACCGATATCCCCATGAGTCAAGTCCCTGATACTCCAGTAGCTAAAGAAACAGATATTCAAGATATATTAAAGGAATTACAGCACTATATTAAATTCCCTGTTAGGAGAGAAGATGTCCTAAGTGCATGGGCCGGTATTAGACCTCTAGTGAGAGATCCAAGATTGATCATGGACGATGCTACACAGAAATTAGGCACTACTCAAGGTCTCGTTAGAtctcattttcttttcactTCTGATAATGGGTTAATTACAATCGCTGGTGGGAAATGGACTACATACAGAGAAATGGCCGAGGAAACAATCGATGAGGTTGTTAAATACGGTCATTTTGCAAATTTTGCTAAACCTTGTAAGACAAAAGACTTGAAATTAATTGGTGCTGAAAATTGGGATCCAAATTTAGTAGCTTTATTATCgcaaaaattcaatttgtCCTCCATGATGGCCAAATATTTATCTGAAAATTATGGTACAAGAAGTACTATCATCTGtcaattatttgaaaggGAAGAAATGAATAAGTTACCTGTTCAGCTGGCTGGAATAGAAGATAAACCTATCTTGGGAAATGTGGATTTTAATACTTTTCGTTATCCAATTACCATCGCCGAATTGAAATATGCAATGAAATATGAGTATGCAAGGACACCTTTGGATTTCTTAATGAGAAGAACAAGATTCGCATATCTTGACGCTTATCAAGCATTATTGGCTGTGAAAGGAACTGTGAAAGTTATGGGAGACGAATTTGGTTGGGATTCTAAGAGAAGGGAAcaagaaatcaaaaatgCAACGTTGTTCATTGAATCCTTTGGTGTTTGA
- the NDAI0F00250 gene encoding homocysteine S-methyltransferase family protein encodes MTRQPIKDYLSENPKKILILDGGQGTELENRGINVANPVWSTIPFVNDSFWSGQSSKDREIVKQMFNDFLEAGAEILMTTTYQTSFKSVSENTNIKTLKEYDELLTRIVNFSRDCIGENKYLIGCIGPWGAHICSEFTGNYGEHPELIDYYEYFKPQLVNFVQNDDLDIIGFETIPNVYELKTILSWGTDILPKPFYIGLSVHENGVLRDGTTMSQVADIINSLSDKLNPNLVLLGINCVSLAHSPDILDSIHSNLPDLPLIVYPNSGEVYDTVKKIWLPPNDETYMSWDEVVERYLKAGARIIGGCCRTTPNDIKQISDAVHKYSNTK; translated from the coding sequence aTGACTCGTCAACCTATCAAAGATTATTTATCAGAAAATCCAAAGAAAATCTTGATCTTAGACGGCGGCCAAGGTACAGAACTTGAAAATCGTGGTATTAATGTTGCCAATCCAGTTTGGTCCACTATTCCATTCGTTAATGATTCCTTTTGGTCTGGTCAATCTTCTAAAGATCGTGAAATTGTTAAACAAATGTTTAATGATTTCCTTGAAGCAGGTGCTGAAATCTTAATGACTACCACATATCAAACTAGTTTCAAATCTGTTTCtgaaaatacaaatattaaaactctgaaagaatatgatgaattattgaCTAGAATTGTTAACTTCTCAAGAGATTGCATAggtgaaaataaatatctaATTGGTTGTATTGGTCCTTGGGGTGCACATATTTGTTCAGAATTTACAGGGAATTACGGTGAACATCCAGAGTTAATCGattattatgaatattttaaacCACAATTGGTCAATTTTGTtcaaaatgatgatttggATATCATTGGATTTGAAACTATCCCTAATGTatatgaattgaaaactaTACTATCTTGGGGTACAGATATTTTACCCAAACCATTCTATATTGGACTTTCTGTTCATGAAAATGGTGTATTACGAGATGGTACCACGATGAGTCAAGTGGCAGATATAATCAATTCGCTCAGTGATAAATTGAATCCAAATTTAGTGCTTTTAGGGATAAATTGTGTTAGTTTGGCACATTCCCCTGATATCCTTGATTCTATCCATTCAAACTTACCTGATTTACCCTTAATTGTTTATCCAAATAGTGGTGAAGTTTATGACACtgtgaagaaaatttggtTGCCAccaaatgatgaaacttATATGAGTTGGGACGAAGTCGTAGAAAGATATTTGAAAGCTGGTGCTCGTATTATCGGTGGATGTTGTAGAACAACTCCAAATGATATTAAGCAAATATCTGATGCTGTTCATAAATACTCAAACactaaataa
- the RRD1 gene encoding peptidylprolyl isomerase RRD1 (similar to Saccharomyces cerevisiae RRD1 (YIL153W); ancestral locus Anc_5.709), with amino-acid sequence MSHKIHKPTPIYLLDLKATNFSLPVKRIFDSQTTQDFQSSIALQRLRFFLQRYIELVANVEIPPHPDSYVSEILMVNSIIHLLNELSTIVQDTPPLKGPRRYGNLACRDWHSKIEVELPKLLEKAIPSPDLQPSIIELNYYIANSFGSSTRLDYGTGHELSFMAFIAALDMLGLFPDLTGKDLLIMFNAYYSLVRELILTYTLEPAGSHGVWGLDDHFHLAYILGSSQWLNNAPLTPKEITNSRLVKDYSTKNLYCQCIEFVLTVKSGPFAEHSPILYDISTSVSAWRKVQRGLIKMYMDEVLNKFPVVQHFWFGTGFYPWINFQTLRELPVYEHSPEDDDNNNNNNNNNNNLVQRSSSSTSTVTSRPLPHTSTAFPQSSGRMGSTKLPSMMGSMTSPSTRQIGGMTAATTTTKMARTTMPPPTTNFLTRPMHPSNTRTTRDGTSSIRSNVNTNTINKNLKNSQ; translated from the coding sequence ATGTCACACAAGATACATAAACCCACACCAATCTACCTCCTGGATTTGAAAGCTACCAACTTTTCATTACCTGTAAAGAGAATTTTCGATTCTCAAACAACTCAAGATTTCCAATCATCCATCGCCCTTCAAAGGCTTAGATTCTTTCTACAACGATATATAGAACTAGTCGCCAATGTTGAAATACCACCGCACCCAGATAGTTATGTCTCTGAAATATTAATGGTCAACTCCATAATACATCTATTGAACGAGCTCTCCACAATTGTTCAAGATACTCCCCCTTTGAAAGGTCCAAGAAGATATGGTAATTTAGCATGTAGAGATTGGCATAGTAAGATAGAAGTTGAATTACCAAAACTATTAGAGAAAGCCATTCCCTCTCCAGATTTACAGCCTagtattattgaattgaattattatatcGCCAATAGTTTCGGGTCTTCTACAAGATTAGATTATGGTACTGGTCATGAATTATCATTCATGGCTTTCATCGCTGCCTTAGATATGCTTGGTTTGTTCCCAGATCTAACAGGGAAAGATCTTCTTATAATGTTCAACGCATACTATTCTTTAGTACGAGAATTGATCCTAACATATACATTGGAACCAGCTGGTTCTCATGGAGTATGGGGGCTTGATGATCACTTCCATTTAGCTTACATTCTAGGGAGTTCACAATGGTTAAATAATGCTCCATTGACACCAAAGGAGATTACAAATTCAAGATTAGTAAAAGATTATTCtacaaaaaatttatattgtCAATGCATTGAGTTTGTTCTTACAGTCAAATCCGGTCCATTCGCCGAACATTCACCGATACTATATGATATATCGACATCCGTCTCTGCTTGGAGAAAAGTTCAAAGAGGATTAATTAAAATGTATATGGACGAGgtattgaataaattcCCCGTTGTACAACATTTTTGGTTTGGTACAGGATTTTATCCATGgataaattttcaaacatTGAGAGAACTACCAGTATATGAACATTCCccagaagatgatgataacaataacaataataataacaataataataacctAGTACAACGATCTTCAAGTTCGACATCAACGGTAACTTCAAGGCCATTACCACATACCTCTACTGCGTTTCCACAATCATCAGGACGAATGGGTTCAACAAAATTACCGTCAATGATGGGATCTATGACTTCACCATCCACAAGGCAGATCGGAGGTATGACCGCTGCAACAACTACTACAAAAATGGCACGCACAACAATGCCACCTCCTACAACAAATTTCTTAACTCGTCCTATGCATCCATCAAATACTAGAACTACACGAGATGGAACCAGTTCCATTCGATCTAATGTCAATACTAATACCATtaacaaaaatttgaagaattcgCAATGA